From Butyricimonas paravirosa, one genomic window encodes:
- a CDS encoding GNAT family N-acetyltransferase has protein sequence MINDDIIRLRALEPEDLECLYQWENDMDLWEVSDTLTPFSLFTLKKYIETCHLDIYTTKQLRLMIERVDTNARIGLVDLYDFDPYHQRAGIGIMIHNTENQKQGYATAAIRLMIDYCFETLGLNQIYSSVPSGNIGSRKLFEKLGFVQTGYRKNWLRRGNGWEDIVYFQLLNQ, from the coding sequence ATGATAAACGATGACATCATTCGCTTAAGAGCTTTAGAACCTGAAGACTTAGAATGTCTGTATCAATGGGAAAATGATATGGATTTATGGGAAGTCAGTGACACGCTTACCCCCTTCTCCCTGTTCACGTTAAAGAAATACATCGAAACTTGTCATCTGGATATATATACCACCAAGCAACTCCGCCTGATGATTGAAAGAGTGGATACAAATGCCCGGATTGGATTAGTTGATCTCTATGATTTCGATCCATATCATCAGCGTGCCGGTATCGGGATTATGATCCACAATACAGAAAACCAAAAACAGGGATACGCGACAGCCGCTATCCGTCTGATGATCGACTATTGCTTCGAAACACTGGGACTGAACCAGATTTACAGTAGCGTACCCAGTGGAAACATTGGTAGTCGCAAACTTTTCGAGAAACTCGGTTTCGTGCAGACCGGGTACCGGAAAAACTGGCTCCGCCGGGGAAACGGCTGGGAAGACATTGTATATTTCCAACTACTAAATCAATAA
- the miaA gene encoding tRNA (adenosine(37)-N6)-dimethylallyltransferase MiaA encodes MYNLLTILGATATGKTSLAVRLAAELKGEIISADSRQIYRGMDLGTGKDLDEYVHEGTLVPYHLIDIADAGFRFNLFMYQQEFLKVWQDCERRGIFPVLCGGSGLYVESILKAYRMTPVPENPELRERLACKSLAELSDILSSYRSLHNTTDTDTVKRAIRAIEIAEYYTTHEPVKGEFPEIRSLIVGVLFDREARRQRITERLHARLQAGMIDEVKGLLDRGIKPEDLIYYGLEYKYLTLYLTGELTYDEMVEQLNIAIHQFAKRQMTWFRKMERDGFEIKWLDGNMPLDEKVEQVKEWLY; translated from the coding sequence ATGTATAATTTACTGACCATCTTGGGGGCTACGGCCACGGGAAAGACCTCTTTAGCGGTACGTTTAGCTGCGGAATTGAAAGGAGAGATTATTTCAGCCGATTCGAGACAAATTTATCGTGGTATGGATCTCGGTACGGGGAAGGACTTGGACGAGTATGTCCACGAGGGTACGCTTGTACCTTATCATTTGATTGATATTGCCGATGCCGGGTTTCGTTTTAATCTGTTCATGTATCAGCAGGAGTTTTTAAAAGTGTGGCAGGATTGTGAACGTAGGGGTATTTTTCCCGTGTTGTGTGGGGGAAGTGGTTTGTACGTGGAGTCCATATTGAAAGCTTACCGGATGACTCCTGTTCCGGAAAATCCCGAATTACGGGAACGGTTGGCCTGTAAGTCGTTGGCGGAATTATCCGACATCTTGTCCTCCTATCGTTCCTTGCACAACACGACAGATACGGACACGGTAAAGCGGGCGATTCGGGCTATTGAGATTGCCGAGTATTATACTACACATGAACCCGTGAAAGGGGAGTTCCCGGAGATCCGATCTTTGATTGTCGGGGTCCTATTTGATCGTGAGGCTCGGCGACAACGGATTACAGAACGTTTACACGCCCGCTTGCAGGCGGGAATGATTGATGAGGTGAAGGGGTTGCTTGACCGGGGAATAAAACCGGAAGACTTGATATATTACGGGTTAGAGTATAAATACCTTACCTTGTATCTTACCGGAGAGTTGACTTATGACGAGATGGTGGAGCAACTGAACATTGCCATTCACCAGTTTGCCAAGCGACAAATGACCTGGTTCCGTAAAATGGAACGGGACGGGTTCGAGATCAAATGGCTGGATGGAAATATGCCTTTGGATGAGAAGGTCGAACAGGTGAAAGAGTGGCTTTATTAA
- the xerD gene encoding site-specific tyrosine recombinase XerD: protein MTWNEAIDSFRTYLILEKSLSTNSVEAYLNDIRKLGAYCEQRTPTLNPKEVSYDVLNEYISALKDTGVTPRTQARSISSIKSFFKYLLYDGAIGLNPANSLDAPKIGRTLPSVLSVEEIEAMINAVDLTKQEGQRNKAILETLYSCGLRVSELVNLKLSQINFRTGYIKIEGKGNKERIVPLGAKAKDEIRCYLKKDRDRMKKARGFEDILFLNKMGKSLSRVMIFNIIKETALRAGLNKVVSPHTFRHSFASHLVNGGADIRTVQDMLGHESILTTEIYTHLDNSYLRDTITNFHPRAKKSRK, encoded by the coding sequence ATGACTTGGAACGAAGCGATAGATAGTTTTCGGACTTATTTGATTTTAGAAAAATCACTATCAACCAACTCGGTGGAAGCTTATTTGAATGACATCAGAAAGCTGGGAGCCTATTGTGAACAACGGACACCTACATTGAATCCGAAAGAAGTGTCCTATGACGTATTAAACGAGTATATTTCCGCCTTGAAAGACACCGGGGTTACTCCCCGTACTCAAGCTAGAAGTATATCCAGTATCAAATCTTTCTTCAAGTATTTGTTATACGATGGAGCCATCGGACTTAACCCGGCAAACTCGCTTGATGCACCAAAAATCGGACGTACCCTTCCTAGCGTCCTCAGCGTAGAAGAAATTGAAGCCATGATTAACGCTGTGGATCTGACCAAACAAGAAGGACAACGTAATAAAGCAATCCTCGAAACATTATATTCTTGCGGTTTGCGCGTATCTGAACTTGTCAACTTGAAGTTATCACAAATTAACTTCCGAACAGGATACATCAAAATCGAGGGAAAAGGAAACAAGGAACGGATTGTTCCACTGGGAGCGAAAGCAAAAGACGAGATCCGTTGCTATTTGAAAAAAGATCGCGACAGAATGAAAAAAGCGAGAGGATTCGAAGATATTCTCTTTTTAAACAAGATGGGAAAATCTCTTTCCCGCGTGATGATATTCAATATTATCAAGGAAACAGCACTCCGTGCCGGCTTGAATAAAGTGGTATCCCCCCACACCTTCCGTCACTCATTTGCCTCTCACTTGGTAAACGGCGGTGCGGACATCCGCACGGTTCAAGACATGCTGGGACACGAATCTATTCTGACAACGGAAATTTACACGCACCTGGATAACTCATATCTCCGGGATACAATCACAAATTTCCACCCCAGAGCGAAGAAATCCCGCAAATGA
- the aroQ gene encoding type II 3-dehydroquinate dehydratase has translation MKILILNGPNLNLLGIREKNIYGETSFEEYLSGLRDFYTMVEIDYYQSNVEGELINKIHEVGFSYDGIILNAGAYTHTSIAIADAISAIPCPVIEVHISNTAKREAFRHVSFLTPVCRGVITGFGLKSYELALQAFM, from the coding sequence ATGAAGATATTGATTTTAAACGGTCCCAATCTTAATCTTTTGGGAATCAGGGAAAAAAATATTTACGGGGAAACCTCTTTCGAGGAGTACTTGTCGGGGTTGAGAGATTTCTACACGATGGTCGAGATCGATTATTACCAGTCGAACGTGGAGGGGGAGCTTATCAATAAAATTCATGAAGTGGGATTCTCCTATGACGGGATTATTTTGAATGCTGGAGCCTACACGCATACTTCGATTGCTATCGCGGATGCTATTTCGGCGATTCCCTGTCCCGTGATCGAGGTTCATATTTCTAACACGGCAAAACGGGAAGCTTTCCGTCATGTTTCTTTCCTAACTCCTGTTTGCCGGGGGGTAATTACCGGTTTCGGGTTGAAATCCTACGAACTGGCGTTACAGGCTTTTATGTGA
- the pyk gene encoding pyruvate kinase, protein MKKTKIVATISDKRCEVEFLEKLYRAGMNVVRLNTAHQDMEQALKVVENVRKVSDNIAILIDTKGPEVRTMLMDEPMHVDRGETIYLTGDPELKMEGKLIHVSYPYFAEDIKVGDKVLVDDGDVELVVVEKKDHYLEMMVTNEAVIKNRKSVNVPGASLKLKSLSDKDRAFIDFAIDNNLDFIAHSFVRNKEDVMAIQAILDARGSKIKVIAKIENQEGVDNIDEILDYAYGVMVARGDLGIEIEAEKIPKIQRYIVKKCIESKKPVIIATQMLHTMIEHPRPTRAEISDIANAVYMGTDAIMLSGETAYGAYPEEAVTVMREVAEENEGTVPPDAGRSLVRINNEITAALARSAVKTALMLPIKAIVVDTLSGRTARYLSAFRSDLPVYARCYNERVMRELALSFGVYPYYTEKPMSRDEFMNDLPEMLMQNGIKADDYVVVVGGSFGHGKGASFIEVCKIGEIR, encoded by the coding sequence ATGAAGAAGACTAAGATTGTGGCTACCATATCTGACAAAAGATGTGAGGTAGAGTTTTTAGAGAAGTTATATCGTGCCGGGATGAACGTGGTACGGTTGAATACAGCTCATCAGGATATGGAGCAGGCGTTGAAGGTGGTGGAGAATGTTCGGAAAGTTTCGGATAATATCGCCATCTTGATCGACACGAAAGGGCCGGAGGTGAGAACAATGCTTATGGATGAACCGATGCACGTGGACCGGGGAGAAACGATTTACTTAACGGGTGATCCGGAGTTGAAAATGGAAGGAAAATTAATTCACGTGTCCTACCCTTATTTTGCAGAGGATATAAAAGTAGGAGATAAGGTGCTGGTGGACGATGGGGATGTGGAGCTAGTCGTTGTGGAGAAAAAGGATCATTATTTGGAAATGATGGTGACAAACGAGGCTGTTATCAAGAATCGTAAGAGCGTGAACGTGCCGGGAGCTTCCTTGAAATTGAAATCTTTAAGTGATAAGGACCGGGCATTTATTGATTTTGCAATAGATAATAATCTGGATTTTATAGCTCACTCCTTCGTGCGTAATAAAGAGGATGTTATGGCGATACAGGCTATTCTGGATGCCCGGGGAAGTAAGATCAAGGTCATTGCCAAGATCGAGAATCAAGAGGGGGTGGATAATATTGACGAGATTCTGGATTACGCTTACGGAGTGATGGTTGCCCGCGGGGATTTGGGGATCGAGATCGAGGCGGAGAAAATCCCTAAGATTCAACGATATATTGTTAAGAAATGTATTGAGAGTAAGAAACCCGTGATTATTGCCACGCAGATGTTACACACGATGATCGAGCATCCTAGGCCGACTCGTGCGGAAATCAGTGATATCGCGAATGCCGTTTACATGGGTACTGATGCGATCATGTTAAGCGGGGAAACGGCTTACGGAGCATATCCCGAGGAGGCGGTAACCGTGATGCGTGAAGTGGCAGAGGAGAACGAGGGAACTGTTCCGCCGGATGCGGGGAGAAGTCTGGTTCGTATAAATAACGAGATTACGGCAGCGTTGGCTCGTTCGGCAGTGAAAACTGCATTGATGTTACCGATTAAGGCGATTGTGGTTGATACGCTTTCCGGACGTACAGCTCGTTATCTATCGGCTTTCCGGAGTGACTTGCCCGTTTACGCCCGGTGCTATAATGAACGGGTTATGCGAGAATTGGCTCTCTCGTTCGGGGTGTATCCCTATTATACTGAAAAACCGATGTCCCGGGATGAGTTTATGAATGATCTGCCGGAAATGTTGATGCAGAATGGCATTAAGGCTGATGACTACGTGGTGGTTGTCGGGGGAAGTTTCGGGCATGGTAAAGGAGCCTCGTTTATTGAGGTATGTAAGATTGGGGAAATCCGCTAG
- the mscL gene encoding large-conductance mechanosensitive channel protein MscL has translation MKLLDEFKAFALKGNVVDMAVGIIIGGAFGKIVSSLVSDIIMPPIGMLIGGMNFSNLHIVLQKAHMNEATGKMVEAVTLNYGNFIQTTIDFLIIAFSIFIAIKFMNKLRTKKEETPAPAAPPAPSKEEVLLTEIRDILKDKH, from the coding sequence ATGAAACTTTTAGATGAATTTAAAGCTTTTGCCCTGAAGGGAAATGTAGTCGATATGGCCGTCGGTATCATTATCGGTGGGGCATTCGGGAAAATCGTGTCTTCATTAGTTAGTGACATTATCATGCCTCCCATCGGTATGCTTATCGGTGGTATGAATTTTTCCAATTTACACATCGTGTTACAAAAAGCCCACATGAACGAGGCTACGGGAAAAATGGTCGAAGCCGTCACCCTCAACTATGGTAACTTTATTCAAACAACGATCGACTTTTTGATCATTGCATTCTCAATCTTTATCGCCATCAAATTCATGAATAAATTGAGAACGAAAAAAGAAGAAACCCCGGCTCCGGCAGCCCCTCCCGCCCCGTCGAAAGAAGAGGTACTATTGACTGAAATCCGGGACATCTTGAAAGACAAACATTGA
- a CDS encoding cation diffusion facilitator family transporter, whose amino-acid sequence MEKESREKQIYRVTIVGSIANFFLLVFKFVAGILGQSSAMIADAVHSLSDFVTDIIVLVFVKVSAKPKDAGHDYGHGKYETLATAIIGIVLLMVGTGIFWNGLNQILAFYRGEELGSPDLIALVAALVSIVVKEILYRYSVIVGRKVQSQAVVANAWHHRSDAFSSIGTALGIAGAIFLGKDWRVLDPIAAVVVSVFIVKVSIQLLIPCLNDLLERSLPEEIEKEIITIISEDSQIKDPHNLRTRRIGNDFAIEIHIRLHPEMTVREAHVVATGIENRLRAKYGSRTHVAVHVEPVKNE is encoded by the coding sequence ATGGAAAAGGAAAGTCGGGAAAAGCAAATATATAGGGTTACAATTGTCGGTTCAATTGCTAATTTCTTTTTGTTAGTGTTTAAGTTCGTGGCGGGAATATTGGGACAAAGTAGTGCTATGATTGCGGATGCCGTACATTCTTTGTCAGATTTCGTGACGGATATTATCGTGCTGGTTTTCGTGAAAGTTTCTGCTAAACCGAAGGATGCGGGACATGATTACGGGCATGGTAAATATGAGACACTGGCAACGGCAATTATCGGTATCGTTTTGTTAATGGTTGGAACAGGGATTTTCTGGAACGGGTTGAATCAGATACTTGCTTTTTATCGGGGAGAAGAATTGGGTAGTCCCGATTTAATAGCCTTGGTTGCGGCTCTTGTTTCGATCGTGGTGAAAGAAATCCTGTACCGTTATTCGGTTATCGTCGGGCGTAAGGTGCAAAGCCAAGCTGTCGTGGCGAATGCTTGGCATCATCGTTCGGATGCATTCTCGTCTATCGGTACAGCTTTGGGGATTGCCGGGGCGATTTTTCTGGGAAAAGATTGGCGGGTGCTTGACCCGATTGCGGCCGTTGTCGTGAGTGTTTTCATCGTGAAAGTATCTATTCAACTCTTGATCCCTTGTTTAAATGATTTATTGGAGCGCTCTTTGCCGGAAGAGATCGAGAAAGAGATCATCACGATAATAAGTGAAGACTCGCAAATAAAAGACCCTCATAATTTGAGAACTCGTCGGATCGGGAATGATTTTGCGATAGAGATACATATCCGTTTGCACCCAGAGATGACCGTCAGGGAAGCTCATGTGGTTGCTACCGGGATCGAGAATCGTTTGAGGGCTAAATACGGATCACGTACTCACGTGGCCGTGCATGTGGAACCTGTGAAAAATGAATAA
- a CDS encoding DUF5715 family protein, with product MRRTVWYYTIACVLLILVGACKENEKSKKPFVYFKNYQRTFNDLNDRHLSSAKRLGITPLKSSEDLSQADRNLKEIKSCKLFQVDKLTHSEPYLVPEACDLLADIARNFKDSLYQKGLPSHSIIVTSVLRTGSSVKKLRKSNGNASANSAHVYGTTFDVAYTRFKKDGRKDAPEEKLKSVLADVLQDLRLQKKCYVRYEFKQGCFHITAR from the coding sequence ATGAGAAGAACGGTGTGGTATTACACGATAGCGTGCGTGTTGTTGATATTGGTTGGGGCTTGTAAGGAAAACGAAAAGAGTAAAAAGCCTTTTGTTTATTTTAAAAATTACCAGAGAACTTTTAATGATTTAAATGACAGGCATCTGTCATCCGCCAAGCGATTGGGTATTACTCCATTGAAATCGTCGGAGGATTTGAGTCAGGCAGATCGGAATTTAAAAGAGATTAAATCCTGCAAATTGTTTCAGGTGGATAAATTAACACATTCGGAACCTTATCTTGTACCGGAGGCCTGTGATTTATTGGCTGATATTGCCCGGAATTTTAAAGACTCCCTGTATCAGAAAGGCCTGCCTTCCCATAGTATTATCGTGACAAGTGTGTTACGAACGGGGTCCAGCGTGAAGAAATTGCGGAAGAGTAATGGAAATGCCAGTGCCAATTCCGCTCACGTGTACGGGACTACTTTTGACGTGGCATATACGCGTTTCAAAAAAGACGGGCGTAAAGACGCCCCGGAGGAAAAGTTGAAAAGTGTGTTAGCCGACGTGTTGCAGGATTTGCGTTTGCAAAAGAAATGTTACGTTCGTTACGAGTTTAAGCAAGGTTGTTTTCATATTACAGCGAGATAA
- the araJ gene encoding MFS transporter AraJ has product MKKSLIALAFGTLGLGIAEFVMMGILPDVARDLGISIATAGHLISAYALGVCVGAPMLILARRYQLKYILMFLVGVMMLGNVCAALSPNYWVMLVARFISGLPHGAYFGVASIVAEKLADKGRGSEAVSIMIAGMTIANLFGVPLGTALSASISWRLTFLLVGCWGVIILYYMWRWVPRVENLPDTGLRGQFRFLKSPAPWLILGATLLGNGGTFAWYSYVTPLLTNVAGFPARMITFLMVLAGFGMVVGNLAGGRLSDRFSPGRVAAFAQGMICVALLFIFFFAHISWLAVGLMCLCTAGLFAVSSPQQVLLIRYSKGGEMLGAASVQVAFNLGNAIGAYVGGLPLQAGMSYSYPALVGAPFAFVGCLLLVTFFRKYERRTI; this is encoded by the coding sequence ATGAAGAAGAGTCTTATTGCTTTAGCTTTTGGTACGCTTGGTCTTGGAATAGCCGAGTTTGTGATGATGGGAATATTGCCTGATGTGGCTCGAGACTTAGGAATCAGTATCGCTACAGCCGGTCATTTGATTTCGGCCTATGCTTTGGGAGTTTGTGTCGGGGCTCCCATGTTGATCTTGGCACGCAGGTATCAGTTAAAGTATATCTTGATGTTTTTGGTGGGAGTAATGATGCTGGGAAATGTTTGTGCGGCTTTATCTCCTAATTACTGGGTGATGCTTGTGGCCCGTTTCATTTCGGGATTACCGCACGGGGCTTATTTCGGGGTGGCATCTATTGTCGCCGAGAAGTTAGCGGATAAGGGGAGAGGGTCAGAGGCGGTATCTATCATGATTGCGGGAATGACGATCGCTAATTTGTTCGGGGTTCCGCTGGGGACGGCTTTAAGTGCCTCGATTTCCTGGCGTTTGACCTTCTTGCTCGTTGGATGTTGGGGCGTTATTATTCTTTATTATATGTGGCGTTGGGTGCCACGGGTAGAAAATTTGCCGGATACCGGTTTGAGGGGGCAGTTCCGTTTTTTGAAATCTCCGGCACCTTGGTTGATTCTGGGGGCAACGTTGTTGGGTAATGGGGGAACCTTTGCTTGGTATAGCTACGTGACACCCTTACTAACGAATGTTGCCGGATTCCCGGCTCGTATGATCACGTTTCTTATGGTGCTTGCCGGTTTTGGAATGGTGGTGGGAAATCTGGCTGGGGGACGTTTGTCCGATCGGTTTTCCCCGGGACGAGTGGCTGCTTTTGCACAAGGAATGATCTGTGTTGCATTGCTTTTTATTTTTTTCTTCGCTCATATATCTTGGTTGGCAGTGGGGTTGATGTGTTTGTGTACAGCCGGTCTGTTTGCAGTTTCGAGCCCACAGCAGGTGTTGCTAATTCGTTATTCAAAAGGAGGGGAGATGTTAGGTGCGGCTAGTGTACAGGTGGCATTTAACTTGGGAAATGCGATCGGTGCTTATGTTGGGGGATTACCTTTGCAAGCTGGAATGAGTTACTCTTACCCGGCACTAGTGGGTGCGCCTTTTGCATTTGTCGGGTGTCTTTTGTTGGTAACTTTTTTCCGAAAATATGAACGTCGTACGATTTGA
- a CDS encoding CGGC domain-containing protein gives MKVGIIRCQQTEDLCPGTTCIKCASSGKLAFENVGPSDIVGIISCGGCPGKRAIPRAKMLVDRGAEVIALASCIFKGTPIGFPCPHAEQMKKAIVNKVGENIQVLDYTH, from the coding sequence ATGAAAGTCGGTATTATTCGTTGTCAGCAAACGGAAGACCTCTGTCCGGGAACAACCTGTATTAAATGTGCATCAAGTGGTAAATTGGCCTTTGAAAACGTGGGGCCATCCGATATTGTGGGTATTATTTCCTGCGGTGGATGTCCCGGTAAAAGAGCTATTCCCCGGGCTAAGATGTTGGTTGATCGGGGAGCAGAAGTGATTGCCTTGGCGTCTTGCATTTTTAAGGGAACGCCGATAGGTTTCCCATGTCCCCATGCAGAACAGATGAAAAAAGCAATTGTCAATAAAGTCGGGGAGAATATACAGGTACTTGATTACACGCATTAA
- the ychF gene encoding redox-regulated ATPase YchF yields MGLQCGIVGLPNVGKSTLFNCLSNAKAQSANFPFCTIEPNVGVITVPDERLNKLVELVQPQNVVPAVVEIVDIAGLVKGASKGEGLGNKFLSNIRETDAIIHVLRCFDDNNIVHVDGNVDPIRDKETIDTELQLKDLETVESRLAKEEKKAQTGGDAKAKRLVEVLHLYKDALVQGKSARSVQLNDLQQEAAKELMLLTNKPILYVCNVDEASVVTGNKYVDAVREAVKDEGAEVLVIGAAIEADIAELDTYEEKQLFLQDLGLEEAGVNKLIRTAYKLLNLRTYFTAGPKEVRAWTFKNGMKAPQTAGIIHTDFEKGFIRAEVIKYEDFIALGSEAKCKEAGKMSVEGKEYVVQDGDMMNFRFNV; encoded by the coding sequence ATGGGTTTACAATGTGGAATAGTCGGTTTGCCAAACGTGGGGAAATCGACGTTATTTAATTGTTTGAGTAATGCGAAGGCGCAATCGGCAAATTTCCCTTTTTGCACGATCGAACCGAACGTGGGAGTGATTACCGTGCCGGACGAGCGACTGAATAAATTGGTCGAGTTGGTACAGCCTCAAAATGTGGTACCTGCCGTGGTAGAGATCGTGGATATTGCTGGGTTAGTGAAAGGTGCGAGTAAAGGTGAAGGTTTAGGAAATAAATTTTTGTCTAATATCCGGGAAACGGATGCTATAATTCACGTGTTACGTTGTTTTGATGATAATAATATCGTACACGTGGATGGTAATGTCGATCCGATCCGGGACAAGGAGACGATTGATACAGAGTTGCAGTTGAAAGACTTGGAAACGGTGGAAAGCCGTTTGGCAAAAGAGGAGAAGAAGGCACAGACCGGAGGGGATGCAAAGGCGAAACGTCTGGTCGAGGTGTTGCATTTATATAAAGATGCGTTGGTGCAGGGAAAATCCGCTCGTTCCGTGCAATTAAACGATTTACAGCAGGAGGCTGCGAAAGAGTTGATGTTGCTGACGAATAAACCTATTTTGTACGTTTGTAACGTGGATGAGGCTTCTGTTGTGACGGGAAATAAATACGTGGATGCCGTGCGGGAAGCCGTGAAGGACGAGGGGGCAGAAGTATTGGTGATCGGTGCTGCTATCGAGGCGGATATTGCCGAGTTGGATACGTACGAGGAGAAACAATTGTTTTTGCAGGATTTGGGACTGGAGGAAGCCGGGGTGAATAAATTAATTCGTACGGCTTACAAGTTGTTGAATTTGCGTACTTATTTTACGGCAGGCCCGAAGGAGGTGAGGGCGTGGACTTTTAAGAACGGGATGAAAGCCCCGCAGACGGCTGGGATTATTCACACGGATTTCGAAAAAGGGTTTATTCGTGCGGAAGTGATTAAATACGAGGATTTTATAGCCTTGGGATCCGAGGCAAAATGCAAGGAAGCCGGGAAGATGTCGGTGGAAGGAAAAGAGTACGTGGTGCAGGATGGGGATATGATGAACTTCCGTTTTAACGTGTAA